From the genome of Globicephala melas chromosome 11, mGloMel1.2, whole genome shotgun sequence, one region includes:
- the VGLL4 gene encoding transcription cofactor vestigial-like protein 4 isoform X4 — translation MIKVRNKTANGDCRKDPRERSRSPIERAVAPTMSLHGSHLYTSLPSLSMEQPLALTKNSLDAGRPAGLSPTMTPVERQQNRPSVITCASASARNCNLSHCPIAHSGCAAGPASYRRAPSSATTCDPVVEEHFRRSLGKNYKEPEPAPNSVSITGSVDDHFAKALGDTWLQIKAAKDGASSSPESASRRGQPASPSAHMVSHSHSPSVAS, via the exons ATGATTAAAGTGAG GAACAAGACGGCCAACGGGGACTGCCGGAAAGACCCCCGGGAACGGAGCCGCAGCCCCATCGAGCGAGCCGTGGCCCCCACTATGAGCCTGCACGGCAGCCACCTGTACAcgtccctccccagcctcagcaTGGAGCAGCCCCTTGCACTGACCAAGAACAGCCTGGACGCTGGCAGGCCGGCCGGCCTCTCGCCCACCATGACCCCAGTGGAGCGGCAGCAG AACCGGCCCTCGGTGATCACGTGCGCCTCCGCCAGCGCCCGGAACTGCAACCTCTCCCACTGCCCCATCGCGCACAGCGGCTGCGCGGCCGGCCCGGCCAGCTACCGGAGGGCCCCGAGCT CCGCCACCACCTGCGACCCCGTGGTGGAGGAGCATTTCCGCAGGAGCCTGGGCAAGAACTACAAGGAGCCCGAGCCGGCGCCCAACTCCGTGTCCATCACGGGCTCTGTGGACGACCACTTCGCCAAAGCCCTGGGCGACACATGGCTCCAGATCAAGGCGGCCAAGGACGGCGCGTCGAGCAGCCCCGAGTCGGCCTCTCGCAGGGGCCAGCCCGCCAGCCCCTCTGCCCACATGGTCAGCCACAGCCACTCCCCGTCTGTGGCCTCCTGA
- the VGLL4 gene encoding transcription cofactor vestigial-like protein 4 isoform X3: MSRIFAPHLNKTANGDCRKDPRERSRSPIERAVAPTMSLHGSHLYTSLPSLSMEQPLALTKNSLDAGRPAGLSPTMTPVERQQNRPSVITCASASARNCNLSHCPIAHSGCAAGPASYRRAPSSATTCDPVVEEHFRRSLGKNYKEPEPAPNSVSITGSVDDHFAKALGDTWLQIKAAKDGASSSPESASRRGQPASPSAHMVSHSHSPSVAS; the protein is encoded by the exons GAACAAGACGGCCAACGGGGACTGCCGGAAAGACCCCCGGGAACGGAGCCGCAGCCCCATCGAGCGAGCCGTGGCCCCCACTATGAGCCTGCACGGCAGCCACCTGTACAcgtccctccccagcctcagcaTGGAGCAGCCCCTTGCACTGACCAAGAACAGCCTGGACGCTGGCAGGCCGGCCGGCCTCTCGCCCACCATGACCCCAGTGGAGCGGCAGCAG AACCGGCCCTCGGTGATCACGTGCGCCTCCGCCAGCGCCCGGAACTGCAACCTCTCCCACTGCCCCATCGCGCACAGCGGCTGCGCGGCCGGCCCGGCCAGCTACCGGAGGGCCCCGAGCT CCGCCACCACCTGCGACCCCGTGGTGGAGGAGCATTTCCGCAGGAGCCTGGGCAAGAACTACAAGGAGCCCGAGCCGGCGCCCAACTCCGTGTCCATCACGGGCTCTGTGGACGACCACTTCGCCAAAGCCCTGGGCGACACATGGCTCCAGATCAAGGCGGCCAAGGACGGCGCGTCGAGCAGCCCCGAGTCGGCCTCTCGCAGGGGCCAGCCCGCCAGCCCCTCTGCCCACATGGTCAGCCACAGCCACTCCCCGTCTGTGGCCTCCTGA